Proteins co-encoded in one Pseudomonadota bacterium genomic window:
- a CDS encoding ribbon-helix-helix protein, CopG family, whose amino-acid sequence MKTVQLTLDEDLIHAVDRVAKELRTTRSAFTQAALQRVIARIR is encoded by the coding sequence ATGAAAACCGTGCAACTGACTCTGGATGAAGACCTGATTCACGCCGTGGATCGCGTGGCCAAGGAATTGCGCACGACGCGATCGGCATTCACCCAGGCCGCACTCCAGCGGGTGATCGCCCGCATCAGATGA